Proteins found in one Neofelis nebulosa isolate mNeoNeb1 chromosome 3, mNeoNeb1.pri, whole genome shotgun sequence genomic segment:
- the LOC131506161 gene encoding small ribosomal subunit protein uS12-like produces MGKYLGLHTARKCRSHLGDQKRHGKQYREAHLGTALKANAFGGASHAKEIVLEKIGAEAKQPNSAIRKCDRVQLIENGQKITAFVSNDSCLNFTEENDDVPVGGFGHKGHAISDIPGFGSNIVKTARVSLLTLYKGKKERPRS; encoded by the coding sequence ATGGGCAAGTATCTCGGTCTCCATACTGCCAGGAAGTGCCGTAGCCACCTAGGAGATCAGAAGCGGCATGGTAAACAGTACAGGGAAGCCCATCTGGGCACAGCCCTGAAGGCCAATGCTTTTGGAGGTGCTTCCCACGCAAAGGAAATTGTGCTGGAAAAAATAGGGGCTGAAGCCAAACAGCCAAATTCTGCCATCAGGAAGTGTGACAGGGTCCAGCTGATTGAGAATGGCCAAAAAATCACAGCCTTTGTGTCCAATGATAGTTGTTTGAATTTTACGGAGGAAAATGATGATGTTCCTGTTGGTGGATTTGGTCACAAAGGTCATGCGATCAGTGACATTCCTGGATTTGGCTCTAACATTGTCAAAACAGCCAGGGTCTCTCTTTTGACTTTATACAAGGGCAAGAAGGAAAGACCAAGATCATAA